From a single Peromyscus maniculatus bairdii isolate BWxNUB_F1_BW_parent chromosome 4, HU_Pman_BW_mat_3.1, whole genome shotgun sequence genomic region:
- the Npdc1 gene encoding neural proliferation differentiation and control protein 1 isoform X1 — MATPIPPPSSRHLRLLRLLLSGLILGAALNSATARRPDAPTCPGSLDCALKRRARCPPGAHACGPCLQSFQEDQQGLCVPRMHQSSGEDLPQPRLEEEIDSLAQELALKEKEAGHSRLTAQPWPEAAQKFLEPAATLGFSQWGQGLEPGLPSTHGTSQPTPHASLGSPVSSGPVHMSPLEPQGGHGNGLTLVLILAFCLASTAALAVAALCWCRLQREIRLTQKADYAATSKAPTSPSTPRISPGDQRLAHSAEMYHYQHQRQQMLCLERHKEPPKELESASSDEENEDGDFTVYECPGLAPTGEMEVRNPLFDQSSLAAPVPGPHSSPPLQ, encoded by the exons ATGGCGACGCCGATCCCTCCGCCTTCCTCGCGGCACCTGcggctgctgcggctgctgctctCCGGCCTCATCCTCGGAGCGGCCCTGAACAGTGCCACCGCCCGCCGCCCGG ATGCTCCCACCTGTCCTGGAAGCCTGGACTGTGCCCTGAAGAGGCGGGCCAGATGCCCACCGGGCGCTCATGCCTGTGGACCATGCCTTCAGTCCTTCCAGGAAGACCAGCAAGGGCTGTGTGTACCCAGGATGCACCAGTCTTCTG GGGAGGACCTGCCCCAGCCCAGACTGGAAGAGGAGATCGATTCTCTGGCCCAGGAACTAGCGCTGAAGGAAAAGGAGGCTGGGCACTCAAGGCTTACAGCGCAGCCCTGGCCTGAGGCTGCACAGAAGTTCCTGGAGCCTG CAGCTACTCTGGGATTCTCACAGTGGGGTCAAGGACTGGAGCCCGGCCTCCCCTCCACTCATGGAACCTCCCAGCCCACGCCCCACGCCTCCCTGGGCTCCCCTGTATCTTCTGGGCCCGTGCACATGTCCCCGCTGGAGCCCCAGGGCGGACATGGAAATGGCCTCACCCTTG tgCTGATCCTGGCTTTCTGCTTGGCCAGCACAGCCGCCCTGGCTGTGGCAGCCCTCTGCTGGTGTAG GCTCCAGCGGGAGATTCGCCTGACTCAGAAGGCCGACTATGCTGCCACATCCAAGGCGCCCACTTCACCTTCAACACCACGAATCTCG CCCGGGGATCAGCGGCTGGCGCACAGCGCTGAGATGTATCACTACCAGCACCAGAGACAGCAGATGCTGTGCCTGGAGCG GCATAAGGAACCTCCGAAGGAACTGGAGTCAGCCTCCTCCGATGAGGAGAATGAAGACGGCGACTTCACGGTGTATGAGTGCCCAGGCCTGGCACCG ACAGGGGAGATGGAGGTGCGCAACCCGCTGTTTGACCAGTCCTCGCTGGCGGCACCAGTGCCCGGTCCCCATTCCTCACCTCCGCTGCAGTGA
- the Npdc1 gene encoding neural proliferation differentiation and control protein 1 isoform X2, whose protein sequence is MATPIPPPSSRHLRLLRLLLSGLILGAALNSATARRPDAPTCPGSLDCALKRRARCPPGAHACGPCLQSFQEDQQGLCVPRMHQSSGEDLPQPRLEEEIDSLAQELALKEKEAGHSRLTAQPWPEAAQKFLEPATLGFSQWGQGLEPGLPSTHGTSQPTPHASLGSPVSSGPVHMSPLEPQGGHGNGLTLVLILAFCLASTAALAVAALCWCRLQREIRLTQKADYAATSKAPTSPSTPRISPGDQRLAHSAEMYHYQHQRQQMLCLERHKEPPKELESASSDEENEDGDFTVYECPGLAPTGEMEVRNPLFDQSSLAAPVPGPHSSPPLQ, encoded by the exons ATGGCGACGCCGATCCCTCCGCCTTCCTCGCGGCACCTGcggctgctgcggctgctgctctCCGGCCTCATCCTCGGAGCGGCCCTGAACAGTGCCACCGCCCGCCGCCCGG ATGCTCCCACCTGTCCTGGAAGCCTGGACTGTGCCCTGAAGAGGCGGGCCAGATGCCCACCGGGCGCTCATGCCTGTGGACCATGCCTTCAGTCCTTCCAGGAAGACCAGCAAGGGCTGTGTGTACCCAGGATGCACCAGTCTTCTG GGGAGGACCTGCCCCAGCCCAGACTGGAAGAGGAGATCGATTCTCTGGCCCAGGAACTAGCGCTGAAGGAAAAGGAGGCTGGGCACTCAAGGCTTACAGCGCAGCCCTGGCCTGAGGCTGCACAGAAGTTCCTGGAGCCTG CTACTCTGGGATTCTCACAGTGGGGTCAAGGACTGGAGCCCGGCCTCCCCTCCACTCATGGAACCTCCCAGCCCACGCCCCACGCCTCCCTGGGCTCCCCTGTATCTTCTGGGCCCGTGCACATGTCCCCGCTGGAGCCCCAGGGCGGACATGGAAATGGCCTCACCCTTG tgCTGATCCTGGCTTTCTGCTTGGCCAGCACAGCCGCCCTGGCTGTGGCAGCCCTCTGCTGGTGTAG GCTCCAGCGGGAGATTCGCCTGACTCAGAAGGCCGACTATGCTGCCACATCCAAGGCGCCCACTTCACCTTCAACACCACGAATCTCG CCCGGGGATCAGCGGCTGGCGCACAGCGCTGAGATGTATCACTACCAGCACCAGAGACAGCAGATGCTGTGCCTGGAGCG GCATAAGGAACCTCCGAAGGAACTGGAGTCAGCCTCCTCCGATGAGGAGAATGAAGACGGCGACTTCACGGTGTATGAGTGCCCAGGCCTGGCACCG ACAGGGGAGATGGAGGTGCGCAACCCGCTGTTTGACCAGTCCTCGCTGGCGGCACCAGTGCCCGGTCCCCATTCCTCACCTCCGCTGCAGTGA
- the Entpd2 gene encoding ectonucleoside triphosphate diphosphohydrolase 2: MAGKLLSLLPPLLLAAVGLAGLLLLCVPTQDVREPPALKYGIVLDAGSSHTSMFVYKWPADKENDTGIVGQHSSCDVHGGGISSYAKDPSRAGQSLVECLEQALRDVPKDRHASTPLYLGATAGMRLLNLTSPEATARVLEAVTETLTQYPFDFRGARILSGQDEGVFGWVTANYLLENFIKYGWVGRWVRPRKGTLGAMDLGGASTQITFETTSPSEDPDSEVHLRLYGQHYRVYTHSFLCYGRDQVLQRLLASALQTHHFHPCWPRGYSTQVLLREVYQSPCTVGQRPPTFNGSTLVRVAGTSSPALCRDLVSGLFNFSSCPFSQCSFNGVFQPPVTGNFIAFSAFYYTVDFLRTVMELPVGTLQQLEAATEIVCNQTWAELQARVPGQQARLADYCAGAMFIQQLLSRGYRFDERSFSGVVFQKKAADTAVGWALGYMLNLTNLIPADLPRLRKGTHFSSWVALLLLFAVLLLAALVLVLRQVRSAKSPGAL; encoded by the exons ATGGCCGGAAAGTTGCTGTCTCTGCTGCCACCCCTGCTGCTGGCTGCGGTGGGTCTCGCCGGCCTCCTGCTGCTGTGCGTTCCTACCCAAGACGTCCGGGAGCCGCCCGCCCTCAAG TATGGCATCGTTCTGGATGCTGGCTCTTCGCACACATCCATGTTTGTCTACAAGTGGCCGGCGGACAAAGAGAACGACACAGGCATTGTGGGTCAGCACAGCTCTTGTGATGTTCACG GTGGGGGCATCTCCAGCTACGCAAAGGACCCTTCTAGGGCGGGCCAGAGTCTGGTCGAGTGTCTTGAACAGGCACTTCGGGATGTGCCCAAAGACAGACATGCCAGCACACCGCTCTACCTGGGAGCCACAGCAGGCATGCGCCTACTCAA CCTGACCAGCCCAGAGGCCACAGCCAGGGTGCTTGAGGCCGTGACAGAGACGCTCACACAGTACCCCTTTGACTTCCGTGGTGCTCGAATCCTCTCGGGACAGGATGAAGGGGTGTTTGGCTGGGTGACTGCCAATTACCTGCTGGAGAACTTCATCAAG TACGGCTGGGTGGGCCGGTGGGTCCGGCCGCGGAAGGGAACTCTGGGGGCCATGGACCTTGGGGGTGCCTCAACACAGATCACCTTTGAGACAACCAGCCCATCTGAAGATCCAGACAGTGAGGTCCATCTGCGGCTCTATGGCCAGCACTACCGTGTCTACACCCACAGCTTCCTCTGCTATGGCCGAGACCAGGTTCTTCAGAGGCTGCTGGCCAGTGCCCTCCAG ACCCACCACTTCCACCCCTGCTGGCCAAGGGGCTACTCCACGCAAGTGCTGCTCCGGGAAGTCTACCAGTCACCATGCACTGTGGGCCAGCGTCCTCCGACCTTCAATGGCAGTACCCTTGTCAGAGTCGCGGGGACCAGCAGCCCTGCCCTCTGCCGTGACCTGGTCTCTGGGCTCTTCAacttctcctcctgcccctttTCCCAGTGCTCCTTCAACGGGGTCTTCCAGCCCCCTGTGACTGGGAACTTCATA gccttttctgctttctactacacGGTGGACTTCCTGAGGACGGTGATGGAGCTGCCTGTGGGAACCCTGCAGCAGCTGGAGGCAGCCACGGAGATCGTCTGCAACCAGACCTGGGCTGAG cTCCAGGCTCGAGTGCCAGGGCAGCAGGCCCGCCTGGCTGACTACTGCGCCGGAGCCATGTTCATACAACAGCTGCTAAGCCGCGGCTACCGCTTTGATGAGCGCTCCTTCAGCGGAGTGGTCTTCCAAAAGAAG GCCGCAGACACGGCTGTCGGCTGGGCGCTGGGCTACATGCTGAATTTGACCAACCTGATTCCGGCTGACCTTCCGAGACTACGTAAGGGGACTCACTTCAGCTCCTGGGTcgctctcctcctgctcttcgCCGTCCTGCTCTTGGCGGCGCTGGTCCTGGTCCTGCGTCAGGTGCGCTCCGCCAAGTCCCCCGGCGCCCTCTAG